The Balneola sp. genomic sequence ACTGATAGGTCACTAAATAGAAGAAGGTGTTTTTTGTCCTTAAGCTGAATAACAACATGATAACAAGAGCCCATAAGGCTTAATTTAAATCAACGGCAAACTACCTTCAAATACATTATCGAAATCCGCTTCTTCTTCTACATCAGATTCTATAAGAAGAGCGATTATATCTCCAACTTTAGAACAGGAAATAAAATCCTCGGGATTTAAATCAGGAGTGACCAATCCTTTCTCAATGACCTTACTAACGGTAGTTCTCACACGCTTAGCTTCTTCAAACATCTCAAAACTTTCCAGCATCATGGCTGCTGATAAGATGGTTGCTACAGGATTGGCGATGTCTTTCCCGGCAGCCTGAGGATAGCTCCCGTGAATGGGCTCGTAAAGAGATGTATCACGACCAACCGAGGCGGAAGGCAATAAGCCAATAGATCCAGTAATTACGCTTGTTTCGTCTGATATGATATCTCCGAACATATTTTCGGTCAAAATCACATCAAACTGGTTGGGGCGCTGAATAACCTGCATGGCAGCATTATCTACAAATAAGTATTCCACTTCGATTTCTGGGTAGTGTTCCGATAGCTTTTGTACCGTTTCTCTCCATAAGCGTGAAGTTTCCAGCACATTTGCCTTGTCAACCAGGGTAAGCTTTTTTCGTCTTCGACCTGCTGCCTCAAAAGCCATTTTTGCTATCCGTGAAATTTCTTCGGTCGTATAGCTGCAGTGATCATAAGCCGATTTTCCGTCCTTTGCTCTTCCCTTTTCTCCAAAGTAAATGCCACCGGTCAATTCGCGGTATACTACTAAATCAGTTCCGGTAATTCGGTCTTCTTTTAAAGGGGATCGTTCAATTAATGACTCAAACAATTGAACCGGTCGGATATTCGCATATAACCCAAGGGTTTTTCGAAGCTGAAGTAAGCCTTGCTCCGGTCTCACTTTCGCTTTGGGATTATCATCGTATTTAGGGTCGCCAATAGCTCCAAAAAGAATCGCATCTGCTAACTGGCAGGCCTCTATGGTTTCATCAGGAAGAGGGCTTCCGGTTTCGTCAATTGCTGCCGCACCCACAAGAGCGAAATCATAAACAAAAACATGCTTATATCTATGAGAAATGGCATTTAGAACCTTAATGGCCTGTTTTACTACTTCAGGACCAATACCATCTCCAGCTAATACTGCAATACGTTTTTCCATCTTCTAGAACTCCACGTGTGTTTTCTCGAACGCTTCTATTTTTTCTTTTTTGCTTATCAGGAAATCGATGTCATCATATCCATTGAGTAAGCACATCTTTTTGTAAGGATGGATTTCAAAATACTCAGAGAGTCCCTTTTCTTCTACCGAAATTTGCTGTGCTTCCAAATCGATCGTGATCTCAACAGAAGGATCTTCAGTGACCATACTAAGCAGTTGTGCTAAAAACTCCGGGCTAACCTGTACTGGAAGCAATCCATTATTTAAGGCATTGCCTTTAAATATATCTGCAAAATAGCTCGAAACTACTGCTTTGAAACCATAATCGACCAGAGCCCAGGCAGCATGTTCACGGCTGGAACCACATCCGAAATTTTCGCCTGCAATTAGCACTGAACCTGAATAGGTATTGTCGTTAAGCACAAAATCAGGTTTGGGAGAACCCTCCTCATCAAAACGCCAATCCCTAAAAAGGTTATCTCCAAATCCCTCCCGGGAAGTGGCCTTG encodes the following:
- the leuD gene encoding 3-isopropylmalate dehydratase small subunit — encoded protein: MEKFTTLKTPVIPLPVQDIDTDQIIPARFLKATSREGFGDNLFRDWRFDEEGSPKPDFVLNDNTYSGSVLIAGENFGCGSSREHAAWALVDYGFKAVVSSYFADIFKGNALNNGLLPVQVSPEFLAQLLSMVTEDPSVEITIDLEAQQISVEEKGLSEYFEIHPYKKMCLLNGYDDIDFLISKKEKIEAFEKTHVEF
- the leuB gene encoding 3-isopropylmalate dehydrogenase; protein product: MEKRIAVLAGDGIGPEVVKQAIKVLNAISHRYKHVFVYDFALVGAAAIDETGSPLPDETIEACQLADAILFGAIGDPKYDDNPKAKVRPEQGLLQLRKTLGLYANIRPVQLFESLIERSPLKEDRITGTDLVVYRELTGGIYFGEKGRAKDGKSAYDHCSYTTEEISRIAKMAFEAAGRRRKKLTLVDKANVLETSRLWRETVQKLSEHYPEIEVEYLFVDNAAMQVIQRPNQFDVILTENMFGDIISDETSVITGSIGLLPSASVGRDTSLYEPIHGSYPQAAGKDIANPVATILSAAMMLESFEMFEEAKRVRTTVSKVIEKGLVTPDLNPEDFISCSKVGDIIALLIESDVEEEADFDNVFEGSLPLI